From a single Brassica oleracea var. oleracea cultivar TO1000 chromosome C5, BOL, whole genome shotgun sequence genomic region:
- the LOC106343801 gene encoding uncharacterized protein LOC106343801 encodes MSAIVCGSKRSLFEDLSAASSSPPVSKKLRRFSSSSPPRFPSSSSLLLHHLAALFPEMDNQILERAIEECGDDLDSAIRSLNQLRLESADKNSEESKVQGGSGKEEVLNLDGTEWVELFVREMMNASDMKDAKDRASRALQALEKSIYPRAGSDAAMQSSLQQENSMLRQQLEAIVQENGLLKRAVVTQQKRQRETEDQSQELQRLRQMVTQYQEQLRTLEVNNYALTLHLKQAQQNNSSIAGRYNPDVF; translated from the exons ATGTCTGCGATTGTTTGCGGCAGCAAGAGATCTCTGTTCGAGGATTTGTCCGCCGCTTCTTCTTCGCCTCCCGTCTCCAAGAAACTCCGCCGCTTTTCTTCCTCTTCTCCGCCTCGTTTTCCTTCCTCCTCCTCCCTCCTTCTCCATCACCTCGCCGCCCTTTTCCCCGAAATGGATAATCAA ATTCTTGAGCGGGCAATCGAGGAATGTGGAGATGATCTTGATTCTGCGATTAGATCTTTGAATCAGCTTCGTTTAGAATCTGCTGATAAAAATTCAGAAGAGTCAAAAGTTCAAGGAGGATCAGGGAAGGAGGAAGTCTTGAACTTGGATGGCACCGAGTGGGTTGAGTTATTTGTCAGGGAGATGATGAATGCTTCTGACATGAAAGACGCTAAAGACCGTGCTTCAAGAGCATTACAAGCTTTGGAGAAGTCCATCTACCCACGTGCTGGTTCCGACGCAGCCATGCAGAGCAGTCTCCAACAGGAGAACTCGATGCTGAGGCAGCAGTTGGAAGCTATCGTCCAGGAGAACGGTTTGCTTAAAAGAGCCGTGGTGACGCAACAGAAGCGGCAGAGGGAAACCGAAGATCAAAGCCAGGAGCTGCAGCGTTTGAGGCAGATGGTTACTCAATACCAGGAGCAGCTGAGGACTCTCGAGGTGAACAATTACGCTCTAACGCTTCATCTGAAGCAAGCACAGCAGAACAATAGTTCCATCGCTGGCAGGTACAATCCAGACGTGTTCTAA
- the LOC106343417 gene encoding auxin-responsive protein SAUR64 → MMNTKKLMKMAKKWQQRAALHRKRISFQKSSAATISIAAEKGCFVVYTIDKTRFAFPLSYLSNSIFQELLKISEEEFGLPTEGPITLPFDSVFLEYLIKLVQLRMDEDTEKALLMSISSAKCSSQCSLQQQEPNTQQLLVF, encoded by the coding sequence ATGATGAACACAAAGAAGCTCATGAAGATGGCCAAGAAATGGCAACAAAGAGCAGCCCTCCACAGGAAAAGGATCTCATTTCAAAAATCAAGTGCTGCTACTATCTCAATTGCTGCAGAGAAGGGCTGTTTTGTTGTTTACACGATAGATAAAACCCGCTTTGCTTTTCCTTTAAGTTACCTGAGCAACTCTATTTTCCAAGAGCTCTTGAAGATATCTGAAGAAGAGTTCGGCCTCCCTACGGAAGGACCAATCACCTTGCCATTCGACTCGGTTTTCTTGGAGTATCTAATTAAATTGGTCCAACTACGAATGGATGAAGACACAGAAAAGGCTCTGCTAATGTCAATCTCTAGTGCTAAGTGTTCTTCACAATGCTCTTTGCAACAACAAGAACCAAATACTCAACAATTGCTTGTATTTTAG
- the LOC106343416 gene encoding uncharacterized protein LOC106343416: MAGEQMKPVASLLLVLNFCMYVIVLGIGGWAMNRAIDRGFEIGPDFNLPAHFAPIYFPMGNAATGFFVTFALLAGVVGGASTISGLTHIRSWTVGSLPAAAMAATIAWTLTVLAMGFAWKEIEFQVRNAKLRTMEAFLIILSVTQLLYIAAVHGVKKPT; encoded by the exons ATGGCGGGTGAGCAAATGAAGCCTGTGGCCTCTCTACTTCTTGTACTCAATTTCTGCATGTATGTGATTGTTCTAGGGATTGGAGGATGGGCCATGAACCGAGCCATCGACCGTGGATTCGAAATTG GCCCTGATTTCAATCTTCCAGCACATTTCGCCCCAATTTATTTTCCTATGGGAAACGCTGCAACAGGTTTCTTTGTGACATTCGCGTTGCTTGCGGGAGTAGTTGGTGGAGCTTCCACAATCTCTGGCCTTACACACATTCGTTCGTGGACCGTGGGAAGCTTACCAGCTGCAGCCATGGCCGCAACTATTGCATGGACCCTCACAGTCCTTGCCATGGG ATTCGCCTGGAAAGAAATCGAGTTTCAAGTGCGAAATGCAAAACTG AGAACCATGGAGGCGTTCTTGATCATACTCTCTGTCACACAGCTTCTTTACATCGCTGCTGTTCACGGCGTGAAGAAACCTACTTAA
- the LOC106343415 gene encoding uncharacterized protein LOC106343415: MPPGAKKRKALKKKQQQESIGTSTKDNLHGNDEHGSQDDRESDSTLSSPGSQGNDEFGVTKDPSAEATSSALVVKETAKDISDVTQGLGPKSGNVAPLDPCVKEIAPAVDSVSKVVVFENTETSTHSHLVKQTSDEEKKYPSTGLGKDNGKVATLPGSAAGTCRKIECVGESEAPLSAEEKRLLLPGPQALRTSWLSCCGLFDAMTGSDR, encoded by the exons ATGCCTCCCGGTGCGAAGAAGAGAAAGGCGCTGAAGAAAAAGCAGCAACAGGAATCGATTGGAACAAGTACGAAGGATAATCTCCACG GAAATGATGAACATGGAAGCCAAGATGATAGGGAAAGTGATAGCACTTTGAGTTCCCCTGGTTCTCAAGGGAATGATGAATTTGGTGTCACAAAAGATCCATCTGCTGAGGCTACATCATCCGCTTTGGTGGTGAAGGAGACTGCTAAAGATATATCAGATGTTACTCAGGGTCTAGGACCCAAAAGTGGAAACGTAGCTCCTCTGGATCCTTGTGTTAAAGAGATCGCTCCTGCTGTCGATTCTGTCTCCAAAGTAGTGGTTTTTGAAAATACTGAGACCTCAACACACTCACATTTGGTCAAACAGACGTCTGATGAAGAGAAAAAGTATCCATCTACGGGACTGGGAAAGGATAATGGTAAGGTGGCTACTCTTCCAGGGTCTGCTGCTGGAACATGCAGAAAAATAGAGTGTGTAGGAGAATCTGAAGCTCCACTATCCGCTGAGGAAAAG CGTCTTTTGTTGCCTGGTCCACAAGCCCTCCGAACTTCTTGGTTAAGTTGCTGCGGTTTGTTTGATGCTATGACAGGATCTGACAGATAA
- the LOC106293155 gene encoding eukaryotic translation initiation factor 4E-2-like, with the protein MAVEGSSVSAIMAEEENLDPNTANHCPIQKHLPAIKAIGGGEEGPSKEQKITCGGNGYVWKKSKSTTVIEHSHALQSSWTFWFDNPSSKSNQAAWGSSLRTLYTFATIEEFWSLYNNIHPPTKWVHGSDLYCFKHEIEPKWEDPVCANGGKWTMMLPKATLESNWLNTLLSLVGEQFEHGDEICGAVLNFRTRGDKISLWTKNAANEEAQISIGKQWKERLGCNETIGFIFHEDAKTLDRNAKPRYTV; encoded by the exons ATGGCGGTTGAGGGTTCTTCGGTATCAGCGATTATGGCGGAAGAGGAGAATCTCGATCCTAACACCGCGAACCATTGCCCTATCCAGAAGCATTTGCCGGCGATTAAGGCTATCGGCGGCGGCGAAGAAGGTCCGTCGAAGGAGCAAAAGATCACATGCGGCGGAAACGGCTATGTGTGGAAGAAATCGAAATCAACCACCGTAATCGAACATTCGCACGCCTTGCAGAGTTCTTGGACCTTCTGGTTCGATAATCCTTCCTCGAAATCGAATCAAGCCGCATGGGGAAGCTCTTTGAGAACCTTGTACACATTCGCTACCATCGAGGAGTTCTGGAG TCTTTACAATAACATCCATCCTCCAACCAAGTGGGTTCACGGGTCGGATCTCTACTGCTTCAAACATGAAATCGAACCCAAGTGGGAAGATCCTGTATGTGCTAATGGAGGAAAGTGGACTATGATGCTCCCTAAGGCTACACTGGAATCCAATTGGCTTAACACG TTACTTTCGTTAGTTGGTGAGCAATTTGAGCATGGAGATGAGATTTGCGGGGCAGTTTTGAATTTCAGAACGAGAGGGGATAAGATCTCGCTATGGACCAAGAACGCTGCTAATGAGGAAGCTCAG ATAAGCATTGGGAAACAGTGGAAGGAACGTCTTGGTTGCAATGAGACAATCGGATTCATCTTTCAT GAGGATGCAAAGACTCTTGATCGTAATGCTAAACCTCGCTATACCGTATGA